A genome region from Geminicoccus roseus DSM 18922 includes the following:
- the oiaX gene encoding 3-oxo-isoapionate-4-phosphate decarboxylase OiaX, with protein MDTQHIRVTYRIETAGSIEAIAAKIASDQSTGTFTEVPGETAELKERCAARVGAIRPLPPSDLPGFPTALPGPFHRADVEILFPLDVVGTDIAALLTICLGGVFSIKGLTGIRVVDLDLPPAFIQAHPGPQFGIEGSRRLTGVKDRPLIGTIIKPNLGLAPEESARIAKELVEAGVDFIKDDEKLMDPSYSPVEERVKAIMPVILDHEQKTGKKVMYAFGLSSADPDRMLRHHDLIAAAGGNAAVVNIVSIGPAGMAFLRKRSQLVLHAHRNGWDILTRHPALGFEFRVYQKIWRLLGVDQFQVNGIGAKYWEPDESFVRSFQACSTPLLTPADRALPVVCSGQWGGQAPETYARTGRTVDLMYLGGGGIVGHPGGPAAGVRAIRQAWEAAVQDIPLDTYALTHRELAQSLERFGRPR; from the coding sequence ATGGACACGCAGCATATCCGAGTGACCTATCGGATCGAGACCGCAGGTTCGATAGAGGCCATCGCCGCCAAGATCGCCAGCGACCAATCGACCGGAACGTTCACCGAAGTTCCGGGAGAGACTGCCGAACTGAAGGAACGCTGCGCTGCCAGAGTTGGAGCGATCCGGCCGCTGCCACCCTCCGATCTGCCTGGTTTCCCGACTGCCTTACCAGGGCCCTTCCATCGGGCTGACGTCGAGATCCTGTTTCCGCTCGACGTGGTCGGAACCGACATCGCCGCTCTTCTTACCATCTGCCTGGGCGGCGTGTTCTCGATCAAGGGCCTGACCGGCATCCGCGTCGTCGACCTCGACCTGCCGCCCGCCTTCATTCAGGCCCACCCCGGCCCGCAGTTCGGCATCGAAGGCTCGCGGCGCCTCACCGGCGTCAAGGACCGACCACTGATCGGCACCATCATCAAGCCCAACCTGGGACTTGCCCCGGAGGAAAGCGCCCGTATCGCCAAGGAACTGGTCGAGGCGGGCGTGGACTTCATCAAGGACGACGAGAAGCTGATGGATCCCAGCTACTCGCCGGTCGAGGAGCGGGTGAAGGCAATCATGCCGGTGATTCTCGATCATGAGCAGAAGACCGGCAAGAAGGTCATGTACGCGTTCGGCCTGTCCTCGGCCGATCCGGACCGGATGCTGCGCCACCACGACCTGATCGCTGCTGCCGGTGGCAATGCCGCTGTGGTCAACATCGTCTCGATCGGCCCGGCCGGCATGGCGTTCCTGCGCAAGCGCAGCCAGCTGGTCCTGCATGCCCATCGCAATGGCTGGGACATCCTGACCCGCCATCCGGCGCTCGGCTTCGAGTTCCGGGTCTACCAGAAGATCTGGCGCCTCCTGGGTGTCGACCAGTTCCAGGTCAACGGGATCGGGGCCAAGTACTGGGAGCCCGACGAGAGCTTCGTCCGCTCGTTCCAGGCCTGCAGCACCCCGCTTCTGACGCCGGCCGACCGAGCCCTCCCGGTGGTCTGCTCCGGCCAGTGGGGTGGCCAGGCACCGGAGACCTACGCCCGTACCGGCCGCACCGTGGACCTGATGTATCTCGGCGGCGGCGGGATCGTCGGGCATCCGGGCGGTCCAGCCGCCGGCGTCCGCGCTATCCGCCAGGCCTGGGAAGCAGCGGTGCAGGACATCCCGCTGGACACCTACGCCCTGACCCATCGCGAGCTTGCTCAGTCCCTGGAGCGTTTCGGGCGCCCCCGCTGA